From the Streptomyces sp. KMM 9044 genome, one window contains:
- a CDS encoding AAA family ATPase, translating into MSAPLTPPPPPHEHSPHGGWQSPSAEQRAASADGAAPDDAATGHGDRAEWYGWYEQDGPGMRTELREAAVVTVATALGGVLLGVLWWWLAPRVPLVGDVEGDNWVVYLKDTEGEQAIGVDGTFALLALAFGAVSALAVFLVRRSGGVPLVVALGAGGLLGSLLAWRLGVWLGPAQDVVAHARDVGKGVTFDAPLKLSAKGALLAWPFAGLVVHLGLTALFGPRDPDPDPYPPADPYVPQPPHDEFPKA; encoded by the coding sequence GTGAGCGCACCCCTGACCCCACCACCGCCTCCGCACGAACACTCCCCGCACGGCGGGTGGCAGTCGCCGTCCGCCGAGCAGAGGGCCGCATCCGCAGACGGAGCCGCCCCGGACGACGCGGCCACCGGGCACGGCGACCGGGCGGAGTGGTACGGCTGGTACGAACAGGACGGCCCCGGCATGAGGACGGAACTGCGTGAGGCCGCCGTCGTCACCGTGGCGACGGCGCTCGGCGGGGTGCTGCTCGGGGTGCTGTGGTGGTGGCTGGCGCCGCGCGTCCCGCTGGTGGGCGACGTCGAGGGCGACAACTGGGTCGTCTACCTCAAGGACACCGAGGGCGAGCAGGCCATCGGCGTGGACGGGACGTTCGCACTGCTCGCGCTGGCCTTCGGCGCGGTGAGCGCGCTCGCCGTGTTCCTCGTACGCCGGAGCGGGGGAGTGCCGCTGGTGGTGGCGCTCGGGGCCGGCGGGCTGCTCGGTTCGCTGCTCGCGTGGCGGCTCGGGGTGTGGCTCGGGCCCGCGCAGGACGTCGTCGCCCACGCGAGGGACGTGGGCAAGGGCGTGACGTTCGACGCGCCGCTGAAGCTGAGCGCCAAGGGAGCACTGCTGGCCTGGCCGTTCGCCGGGCTGGTCGTCCACCTGGGCCTGACCGCGCTGTTCGGTCCCCGCGACCCCGACCCCGACCCCTATCCGCCGGCCGACCCGTACGTCCCACAGCCGCCGCACGACGAATTCCCGAAGGCGTAG
- the ybaK gene encoding Cys-tRNA(Pro) deacylase, with amino-acid sequence MARKPKKQQQSGGTPATVALTAAGVRFTVHSYDHDPSHPSYGEEAAEAMGVSPDRVFKTLVADVDGALTVAVVPVAGLLDLKGLAAAVGGKRAAMADPSLAERTTGYVRGGISPLGQRRKLRTVLDDSAGLHETICVSAGRRGLEVELSPTDLAGLTSAVLAPIGRT; translated from the coding sequence ATGGCGAGAAAGCCGAAGAAACAGCAGCAGTCGGGCGGCACGCCCGCGACGGTGGCCCTCACCGCGGCCGGGGTGCGGTTCACGGTCCACTCCTACGACCACGACCCCTCCCACCCGTCCTACGGAGAGGAGGCGGCCGAGGCGATGGGCGTCTCCCCCGACCGGGTCTTCAAGACGCTGGTGGCGGACGTCGACGGCGCGCTGACGGTGGCGGTGGTCCCGGTGGCGGGCCTGCTGGACCTGAAAGGCCTGGCGGCGGCGGTCGGCGGCAAACGGGCCGCGATGGCCGACCCCTCCCTCGCGGAACGCACCACGGGCTACGTTCGAGGCGGCATCTCACCTCTCGGCCAGCGCAGGAAGCTGCGTACGGTGCTGGACGACTCGGCCGGTCTGCACGAGACGATCTGCGTGTCGGCGGGCCGCCGCGGCCTGGAGGTCGAGCTCTCCCCCACCGACCTGGCCGGGCTGACCTCAGCGGTACTCGCCCCGATCGGGCGTACCTGA
- a CDS encoding LON peptidase substrate-binding domain-containing protein, giving the protein MTTARLPLFPLNSVLFPGLVLPLNVFEERYRAMMRELLRKPEDGPRRFAVVTIRDGHEVAPSVPGLPDPTAVPERGPAAGFGTDPLRSFHKVGCVADAATIRERTDGTFEVLATGTTRARLLSVDASGPFLTAELEPVPEAPGEEAGALAEGVLRAFRQYQKRLAGARERSLATGAELPDEPGVVSYLVAAAMMLDTPTKQRLLQAPDTASRLRDELKLLRTETAIIRNLPSLPAAELTRGPTHLN; this is encoded by the coding sequence GTGACCACCGCCCGGCTCCCGCTCTTCCCCCTGAACTCGGTGCTGTTCCCCGGGCTCGTACTTCCGCTGAACGTCTTCGAGGAGCGTTATCGCGCCATGATGCGCGAGCTCCTGAGGAAACCGGAGGACGGGCCGCGCCGGTTCGCCGTCGTGACGATCCGCGACGGCCACGAGGTCGCCCCGAGCGTCCCCGGCCTGCCGGACCCGACGGCCGTGCCCGAGCGGGGTCCCGCGGCGGGCTTCGGCACCGACCCGCTCCGGTCCTTCCACAAGGTGGGCTGCGTGGCCGACGCGGCGACGATCCGGGAGCGGACCGACGGCACCTTCGAGGTGCTGGCGACCGGGACGACGCGGGCACGGCTGCTGTCGGTCGACGCCTCCGGGCCGTTCCTGACGGCAGAGCTGGAGCCGGTGCCCGAGGCGCCCGGCGAAGAGGCGGGGGCGCTCGCCGAAGGGGTGCTGCGGGCCTTCCGCCAGTACCAGAAGCGGCTGGCGGGAGCGCGGGAGCGGTCGCTGGCGACCGGCGCGGAACTGCCGGACGAGCCGGGGGTCGTGTCCTACCTGGTCGCCGCCGCGATGATGCTCGACACGCCGACGAAGCAGCGTCTGCTCCAGGCACCGGACACGGCGTCCCGGCTCCGCGACGAGCTGAAACTCCTTCGCACGGAGACGGCCATCATCCGTAACCTGCCGTCACTGCCGGCGGCGGAGCTGACCCGAGGGCCGACGCACCTCAACTGA